In one Cronobacter dublinensis subsp. dublinensis LMG 23823 genomic region, the following are encoded:
- the tal gene encoding transaldolase: MNQLEGIKQFTTVVADSGDIESIRSYQPEDATTNPSLLLKAASLEHYQHLFEDALAYGKKRGSTQKEIVAQASDKLAVNVGAEILKSIPGRVSTEVDARLSFDKEKSIAKARHLVALYQDQGIDKSRILIKLASTWEGIRAAEELEKEGIHCNLTLLFSFAQARACAEAGVYLISPFVGRIYDWYNTRKPMDPYVVDEDPGVKSVRNIYDYYKQHNYQTIVMGASFRRTEQILALAGCDRLTISPNLLKELQESDAPVDRKLIPASQGFSRPAPMTEAEFRWEHNQDPMAVEKLAEGIRQFAVDQRSLEDLLAAKL, encoded by the coding sequence ATGAACCAACTCGAAGGTATTAAACAATTCACCACCGTAGTCGCCGACAGTGGCGATATTGAATCGATTCGCAGCTATCAGCCGGAAGACGCCACTACCAACCCATCGCTGCTGTTGAAGGCCGCAAGCCTTGAGCACTACCAGCATCTGTTCGAGGACGCGCTGGCATACGGTAAGAAGCGCGGCAGCACCCAGAAGGAAATCGTGGCGCAGGCCAGCGACAAACTGGCAGTGAATGTGGGTGCGGAAATTCTGAAAAGCATTCCGGGGCGCGTCTCCACCGAAGTGGACGCCCGTCTGTCGTTCGATAAAGAAAAAAGCATCGCCAAAGCCCGCCATCTGGTAGCGCTTTATCAGGACCAGGGCATCGATAAATCACGCATTCTGATCAAGCTCGCCTCGACCTGGGAAGGCATCCGCGCGGCGGAGGAGCTGGAAAAAGAAGGCATCCACTGCAACCTGACGCTGCTCTTCTCGTTTGCCCAGGCGCGCGCCTGCGCCGAAGCGGGCGTCTATCTCATTTCGCCGTTCGTCGGGCGTATCTACGACTGGTACAACACCCGCAAACCGATGGACCCGTATGTCGTGGATGAAGATCCGGGCGTGAAGTCAGTGCGTAACATCTACGACTACTACAAGCAGCATAACTACCAGACCATCGTGATGGGCGCGAGCTTCCGCCGCACCGAGCAGATCCTGGCGCTGGCGGGCTGTGACCGCCTGACCATCTCCCCGAATCTGCTCAAAGAACTCCAGGAGAGCGACGCGCCGGTTGACCGTAAGCTTATCCCGGCCTCGCAGGGCTTTAGCCGCCCGGCACCGATGACCGAAGCGGAATTCCGCTGGGAACATAATCAGGACCCGATGGCGGTCGAAAAACTGGCTGAAGGCATTCGCCAGTTTGCGGTCGACCAGCGTTCACTTGAAGATCTGCTTGCCGCCAAACTTTAA
- the tkt gene encoding transketolase, translating to MSHQLLANAIRALSMDAVQKAKSGHPGAPMGMADIAEVLWNGFLKHNPTNPTWYDRDRFILSNGHASMLLYSLLHLSGYDLPMEELKNFRQLHSKTPGHPEIGYTPGVETTTGPLGQGLANAVGLAIAEKTLAAQFNRPGHEIVDHNTYVFMGDGCLMEGISHEVCSLAGTLGLGKLIGFYDHNGISIDGETEGWFTDDTAKRFEAYHWHVVHEIDGHDPQAIKRAIEEAKQVTDKPSLIICRTVIGFGSPNKAGKEESHGAALGEEEVALTRKQLGWNYPPFEIPDEVYKGWDAKAKGQQAEASWKEKFAAYQQAHPELAAEFNRRMGGEMPENWQQTTQQYIEKLQAEPAKIASRKASQNALNVYGPVLPELLGGSADLAPSNLTIWSGSTSLKEDPAGNYIHYGVREFGMTAIANGIAHHGGFVPYTATFLMFVEYARNAARMAALMKARQIMVYTHDSIGLGEDGPTHQAVEQLASLRLTPNFSTWRPCDQVETAVAWKAAIERHNGPTALILSRQNLAQIERSPQQLKDVARGGYILKDAGGKPDLILIATGSEVEITVQAAEQLRGDGVAVRVVSLPSTDVFDAQDEAYRESVLPSDVSARVAVEAGIADYWYKYVGLKGAIVGMTGYGESAPAEKLFPYFGFTVENIVEKARKVLGK from the coding sequence ATGTCTCATCAGCTTTTAGCCAACGCCATCCGCGCGCTCAGCATGGACGCGGTACAAAAAGCCAAATCCGGCCACCCCGGCGCCCCGATGGGCATGGCCGATATCGCCGAAGTGCTGTGGAACGGTTTTCTCAAGCACAACCCGACGAACCCGACCTGGTATGATCGTGACCGTTTTATTCTGTCCAACGGCCACGCCTCGATGCTGCTCTATAGCCTGCTGCACCTGTCAGGCTACGATCTGCCGATGGAAGAGCTGAAAAACTTCCGCCAGTTGCACTCGAAAACGCCGGGCCACCCGGAGATCGGCTATACGCCGGGCGTGGAAACCACCACCGGGCCGCTCGGTCAGGGGCTCGCGAACGCGGTCGGCCTCGCCATTGCCGAGAAAACCCTGGCGGCGCAGTTTAACCGTCCGGGCCATGAGATCGTCGACCACAACACCTATGTGTTTATGGGCGACGGCTGCCTGATGGAAGGCATCTCCCATGAGGTCTGCTCGCTCGCGGGAACGCTGGGGCTCGGCAAGCTGATCGGCTTCTACGATCACAACGGCATCTCCATTGACGGCGAGACCGAAGGCTGGTTTACCGACGACACCGCCAAACGCTTCGAAGCCTATCACTGGCACGTGGTGCATGAAATTGACGGCCACGATCCGCAGGCCATCAAGCGCGCCATCGAAGAAGCGAAACAGGTCACCGATAAACCGTCGCTGATTATCTGTCGCACCGTGATTGGCTTCGGCTCGCCGAACAAAGCGGGTAAAGAGGAGTCGCACGGCGCGGCGCTCGGCGAAGAAGAAGTGGCGCTGACCCGCAAACAGCTCGGCTGGAACTACCCGCCGTTTGAAATTCCGGACGAGGTCTATAAAGGCTGGGACGCGAAAGCGAAAGGCCAGCAGGCCGAGGCGAGCTGGAAAGAGAAGTTCGCCGCCTACCAGCAGGCGCACCCGGAGCTGGCGGCCGAGTTTAATCGCCGTATGGGCGGCGAGATGCCGGAAAACTGGCAGCAGACCACCCAGCAGTACATTGAAAAACTGCAGGCGGAACCGGCGAAAATCGCCTCCCGTAAAGCTTCCCAGAACGCGCTTAACGTCTATGGCCCGGTACTGCCGGAGCTGCTTGGCGGCTCGGCGGATCTCGCGCCCAGCAACCTGACTATCTGGTCCGGTTCGACCTCGCTCAAAGAAGATCCGGCGGGTAACTACATTCACTACGGCGTGCGCGAATTCGGCATGACGGCGATTGCCAACGGTATCGCCCACCACGGCGGCTTTGTGCCGTACACCGCCACCTTCCTGATGTTCGTCGAATACGCCCGTAACGCGGCGCGTATGGCGGCGCTGATGAAGGCGCGCCAGATCATGGTTTATACCCATGACTCTATCGGCCTTGGCGAAGATGGCCCGACCCACCAGGCGGTGGAGCAGCTCGCGAGCCTGCGCCTGACGCCGAATTTCAGCACCTGGCGTCCGTGCGACCAGGTCGAGACCGCGGTGGCGTGGAAAGCCGCTATCGAGCGCCATAACGGCCCGACGGCGCTGATCCTCTCCCGTCAGAATCTGGCGCAGATTGAGCGCTCGCCGCAGCAGTTGAAAGATGTGGCGCGCGGCGGCTACATTCTGAAAGACGCGGGCGGCAAACCGGATCTGATCCTCATTGCCACCGGTTCGGAAGTGGAGATTACCGTGCAGGCGGCGGAACAGCTGCGCGGTGACGGCGTGGCGGTACGCGTGGTGTCACTGCCGTCGACCGACGTGTTTGACGCGCAGGATGAGGCGTACCGTGAATCGGTGCTGCCGTCTGACGTTAGCGCGCGCGTGGCGGTGGAAGCCGGCATCGCCGACTACTGGTACAAATATGTCGGCCTGAAAGGCGCTATCGTCGGCATGACCGGCTATGGCGAATCAGCGCCTGCCGAGAAACTCTTCCCGTACTTCGGCTTTACGGTCGAAAACATCGTGGAAAAAGCGCGTAAAGTCCTCGGCAAATAA
- a CDS encoding DUF1176 domain-containing protein — protein sequence MLFRLLSLLSCSLLFASPLYAAPAQKIFSDWQVTCNNQNFCSARNVGDHQDLVMTVSRSAGAKTDATLRIEAGKPEAAVSKAPPLAPRLLLDGKTLTPAGHKWRDAPRRLFTDDPSTIIDFLDQIKESSVITLKDGPGRLSLDGLKAALLFIDAQQKRVGSETAWIKKGSNPPLSVPPAPAIKGVKITNPTPTPLSHDELNELLDYGTWRMTNSQCSLDPMRREVRISALSDDTALMIISCEAGAYNTVDLAWLVSREKPFASRMVRLRLPFVPADKEQELELMNANFDEKTKELTTLSKGRGLGDCGVATRWRFDGQRFRLVRYAEEPSCDAWHGPDAWPTLWVTQ from the coding sequence ATGCTTTTTCGTCTGCTGTCACTGCTTAGCTGTTCTCTGCTGTTCGCCTCGCCGCTTTATGCCGCGCCCGCGCAGAAGATCTTCAGCGACTGGCAGGTGACCTGCAATAACCAGAATTTCTGCTCTGCCCGTAATGTAGGCGATCATCAGGATCTCGTGATGACGGTCTCACGCAGCGCGGGTGCGAAAACCGACGCCACGCTTCGCATCGAAGCGGGCAAACCGGAAGCCGCCGTCAGTAAAGCGCCGCCGCTGGCGCCGCGCCTGCTGCTGGATGGCAAAACGCTGACGCCGGCGGGCCATAAGTGGCGCGACGCGCCGCGTCGCCTGTTCACCGACGATCCGTCCACCATCATCGATTTCCTCGATCAGATCAAAGAGTCTTCGGTCATTACGCTCAAAGACGGGCCGGGCCGCCTGTCGCTTGATGGGCTAAAAGCCGCGCTGCTGTTTATCGACGCCCAGCAAAAGCGCGTCGGCAGCGAAACCGCCTGGATTAAAAAGGGCAGTAACCCGCCGCTCAGCGTGCCGCCCGCGCCTGCGATAAAGGGCGTTAAGATAACCAATCCGACCCCGACGCCGCTCTCCCACGACGAGCTTAACGAGCTGCTGGATTACGGCACCTGGCGCATGACTAACAGCCAGTGCTCGCTGGATCCGATGCGCCGCGAAGTGCGTATCTCAGCGCTCTCCGACGACACGGCGCTGATGATAATCAGCTGCGAAGCGGGCGCCTATAACACGGTCGACCTCGCCTGGCTGGTGTCGCGCGAGAAGCCCTTCGCCTCGCGCATGGTGCGACTGCGCCTGCCGTTTGTGCCTGCCGATAAAGAGCAGGAGCTGGAGCTGATGAACGCGAACTTCGATGAAAAAACGAAGGAACTGACCACGCTTTCCAAAGGGCGCGGCCTCGGTGACTGCGGCGTGGCGACGCGCTGGCGCTTTGATGGCCAGCGGTTTCGCCTGGTGCGTTACGCCGAAGAGCCAAGCTGCGACGCCTGGCATGGCCCCGACGCCTGGCCGACGCTCTGGGTAACCCAATAA
- the nudK gene encoding GDP-mannose pyrophosphatase NudK — protein MSLNVELIKDKILSENYFVLRNITYDLTRKDGEVVRHKREVYDRGNGAAVLLYNREKKSVVLIRQFRVATWVNGNPDGMLIEACAGLLDDDEPEVCIRKEAIEETGYRVNAAEKVFELYTSPGGVTELIHLFIAEYDDASRANAGGGVEDEEIEVLEMPFQTALEQVKQGVIRDAKTVLLLQYLQLRGIMD, from the coding sequence ATGTCGTTAAATGTCGAACTGATTAAAGATAAAATTCTCTCGGAAAACTATTTCGTTCTGCGCAATATTACCTACGATCTGACGCGAAAAGATGGCGAAGTCGTGCGCCACAAGCGGGAAGTCTACGATCGCGGCAACGGTGCCGCCGTGCTGCTGTACAATCGCGAGAAAAAGAGCGTGGTGCTCATCCGCCAGTTCCGTGTCGCGACCTGGGTTAACGGCAACCCGGATGGCATGCTGATTGAGGCCTGCGCTGGTCTTCTGGATGACGATGAGCCGGAAGTCTGCATTCGTAAAGAGGCTATCGAAGAGACGGGCTATCGCGTCAACGCGGCGGAAAAAGTGTTTGAGCTTTATACTTCGCCCGGCGGCGTGACCGAGCTCATCCATCTGTTTATCGCCGAGTATGACGACGCCTCGCGTGCGAATGCGGGCGGCGGCGTGGAAGATGAAGAAATAGAAGTGCTGGAAATGCCGTTCCAGACGGCGCTTGAGCAGGTGAAGCAGGGCGTTATCCGCGATGCGAAAACGGTTCTGCTGCTTCAGTATCTGCAACTGCGCGGAATAATGGATTGA
- the narP gene encoding nitrate/nitrite response regulator protein NarP, with protein MSQPDPWHVMIVDDHPLMRRGIRQLLETDAQFKVVGEASGGAEAIALANQLTPDIILLDLNMRGLSGLDTLTLLRRDGVSARIIVLTVSDARSDVYAVMDAGADGYLLKDSEPEMLLAAIRDGAAGDGVFSAQVETYLRQRLPGEKPHSPFALLTERELDVLQEVARGLSNKQIASTLHISEETVKVHIRNLLRKLNVRSRVAATVLFFESRGA; from the coding sequence ATGTCGCAACCTGACCCCTGGCACGTAATGATCGTCGATGACCACCCGCTGATGCGCCGCGGCATCCGGCAACTGCTGGAGACCGACGCGCAGTTTAAAGTGGTGGGCGAAGCAAGCGGCGGCGCTGAGGCGATCGCGCTGGCGAATCAGTTAACGCCGGATATTATCCTGCTGGATCTGAATATGCGGGGCCTGAGCGGGCTGGATACGCTGACGCTGCTACGCCGCGACGGCGTGAGCGCGCGGATTATCGTGCTGACGGTCTCCGATGCGCGCAGCGACGTGTACGCGGTGATGGACGCGGGCGCTGACGGTTATCTGCTAAAAGACAGCGAGCCGGAGATGTTGCTTGCCGCCATACGCGACGGCGCAGCGGGCGACGGCGTATTCAGCGCGCAGGTAGAGACCTATCTGCGCCAGCGCCTGCCCGGCGAAAAACCCCACTCGCCGTTCGCGCTGCTGACGGAGCGTGAGCTTGACGTATTGCAGGAGGTGGCGCGCGGTTTGTCGAATAAACAGATAGCCTCCACGCTGCACATCTCGGAAGAAACGGTAAAAGTGCACATTCGTAATTTACTGCGCAAACTTAACGTGCGCTCACGCGTCGCGGCGACGGTTCTGTTTTTCGAATCCCGTGGCGCATAA
- the acrD gene encoding multidrug efflux RND transporter permease AcrD, giving the protein MANFFIDRPIFAWVLAILICLTGTMAIFSLPVEQYPELAPPNVRITANYPGASAQTLENTVTQVIEQNMTGLDNLMYMSSQSSATGQASVTLNFKAGTDPDEAVQQVQNQLQSALRKLPQAVQTQGVTVRKTGDTNILTIAFVSTDGSMDKQDIADYVASNIQEPLSRINGVGDIDAYGSQYAMRIWLDPDKLTSFQLTTADVVAAIKSQNSQIAVGQLGGTPSVDNQALNATINAQSLLQTPEQFRAITLRVNQDGSTVTLGDVATVEMGAEKYDNLSRYNGKAASGLGVKLASGANEMATAQLVLNRLDELSHYFPHGLEYKVAYETTSFVKASITDVVKTLLEAIALVFLVMYLFLQNFRATLIPTIAVPVVLLGTFAVLYSFGYSINTLTMFAMVLAIGLLVDDAIVVVENVERIMSEEGLSPRAATRKSMGQIQGALVGIAMVLSAVFIPMAFFGGTTGAIYRQFSVTIVSSMVLSVLVAMILTPALCATLLKPLKKGEHHGSRGFFAWFNRSFERSARRYESAVGKIVHRSLRWIVIYALLLGGMVFLFLRLPTSFLPQEDRGMFITSVQLPPGATQQQTLKVVQKVERYFFEKEKANVASVFATVGSGPGGNGQNVARLFVRLKPWEARDADQGSADAIIERATRAFRHVNEARVFASSPPAISGLGSSAGFDMELQDHAGLGHDALMQARDRLLDMASKDPALTRVRHNGLDDSPQLQIDIDQRKAQALGVSIDDINDTLQTAWGSSYVNDFMDRGRVKKVYVQSAAKYRMLPDDINRWYVRNQAGEMVPFSAFATSRWETGSPRLERYNGYSALEIVGEAAPGVSTGTAMDVMEKLVSQLPTGFGLEWTAMSYQERLSGAQAPALYALSLLVVFLCLAALYESWTVPFSVMLVVPLGVIGALLATWLRGLENDVYFQVGLLTVIGLSAKNAILIVEFANEMNSKGHELIAATLDACRQRLRPILMTSLAFIFGVLPMVTSSGAGSASQHAVGTGVMGGMISATLLAIFFVPLFFVLIRRRFPLRPAPEE; this is encoded by the coding sequence ATGGCGAATTTTTTTATCGATCGCCCGATTTTTGCGTGGGTGCTGGCGATCCTCATCTGCCTGACCGGCACGATGGCGATTTTTTCACTGCCCGTTGAGCAATATCCCGAACTCGCGCCGCCTAACGTGCGCATTACCGCCAACTACCCCGGCGCTTCCGCCCAGACGCTGGAAAATACCGTCACCCAGGTCATCGAGCAGAACATGACCGGCCTCGACAACCTGATGTATATGTCCTCGCAGAGCAGCGCCACCGGTCAGGCGTCGGTCACGCTGAACTTTAAAGCCGGCACCGACCCGGATGAAGCGGTGCAGCAGGTGCAAAACCAACTGCAATCGGCGCTGCGTAAGCTGCCGCAGGCCGTACAGACGCAGGGCGTGACGGTGCGCAAAACCGGCGATACCAATATCCTGACCATCGCGTTCGTCTCCACTGACGGCAGCATGGATAAGCAGGATATCGCCGACTATGTGGCGAGCAATATTCAGGAGCCGCTGAGCCGCATCAACGGCGTGGGCGATATCGACGCCTACGGCTCGCAGTACGCGATGCGCATCTGGCTCGACCCCGACAAGCTCACGAGCTTTCAGCTCACCACCGCCGACGTGGTGGCGGCGATTAAATCCCAGAACAGCCAGATAGCGGTCGGCCAGCTTGGCGGCACGCCGTCGGTGGATAACCAGGCGCTGAACGCCACCATTAATGCCCAGTCGCTGTTGCAGACCCCCGAACAGTTTCGCGCCATTACGCTTCGCGTGAATCAGGACGGCTCGACCGTGACGCTCGGCGATGTCGCGACCGTCGAGATGGGCGCGGAAAAGTATGACAATCTGAGCCGCTACAACGGCAAAGCGGCGTCGGGACTCGGCGTGAAGCTTGCCTCCGGCGCCAACGAGATGGCAACCGCGCAGCTGGTGCTGAACCGACTTGATGAGCTGTCGCATTATTTCCCGCACGGGCTGGAATATAAGGTGGCCTATGAGACCACCTCGTTTGTCAAAGCCTCTATTACCGACGTCGTCAAAACCCTGCTCGAAGCCATCGCGCTGGTGTTTCTGGTGATGTATCTCTTCTTGCAGAATTTCCGCGCCACGCTGATCCCGACTATCGCGGTGCCGGTCGTGCTGCTCGGCACGTTCGCGGTGCTCTACAGCTTCGGTTACAGCATCAACACGCTGACGATGTTCGCGATGGTGCTGGCGATAGGGCTGCTGGTGGACGACGCCATCGTGGTGGTGGAGAACGTCGAGCGCATCATGAGCGAAGAGGGGCTGTCGCCGCGCGCCGCCACGCGCAAATCGATGGGCCAGATCCAGGGCGCGCTGGTGGGCATCGCGATGGTGCTGTCGGCGGTGTTTATTCCCATGGCGTTTTTCGGCGGCACCACCGGCGCGATTTACCGCCAGTTCTCTGTCACCATTGTCTCCTCGATGGTGCTGTCGGTGCTGGTGGCGATGATCCTCACCCCGGCCCTGTGCGCCACGCTGCTTAAGCCGCTAAAAAAAGGCGAGCATCACGGCTCGCGCGGCTTTTTCGCCTGGTTTAACCGCTCCTTCGAGCGCAGCGCGCGGCGCTATGAATCGGCAGTCGGGAAGATAGTGCACCGTAGCCTGCGCTGGATAGTGATTTACGCGCTGCTACTGGGCGGTATGGTGTTTCTGTTTCTGCGCCTGCCGACCTCGTTTTTGCCGCAGGAAGATCGCGGGATGTTTATCACCTCGGTACAGCTGCCGCCGGGCGCAACCCAGCAGCAGACGCTGAAAGTAGTGCAGAAGGTGGAGCGCTATTTCTTTGAGAAAGAAAAAGCCAACGTCGCCTCGGTGTTCGCAACCGTCGGCTCCGGCCCTGGCGGCAACGGCCAGAACGTGGCGCGTCTATTTGTCCGCCTGAAACCGTGGGAAGCGCGCGATGCAGACCAGGGCAGCGCAGACGCGATAATCGAGCGCGCCACCCGCGCCTTTCGCCACGTTAACGAGGCGCGCGTGTTTGCGAGCAGCCCGCCCGCCATCAGCGGCCTCGGGAGCTCCGCCGGGTTTGATATGGAGCTGCAGGATCACGCCGGGCTCGGCCATGACGCGCTGATGCAGGCGCGCGACCGTCTGCTCGATATGGCGAGCAAAGATCCGGCGCTGACCCGCGTGCGCCACAACGGCCTCGATGACAGCCCGCAGTTGCAGATTGATATCGACCAGCGCAAAGCGCAGGCGCTTGGCGTTTCCATCGACGATATTAACGACACGCTACAAACGGCGTGGGGTTCAAGCTATGTGAATGACTTTATGGATCGCGGGCGCGTGAAGAAGGTCTATGTGCAGTCCGCCGCGAAATACCGGATGCTGCCGGACGATATCAACCGCTGGTATGTGCGTAATCAGGCGGGCGAGATGGTGCCGTTCTCGGCTTTCGCCACGTCGCGCTGGGAGACCGGTTCGCCGCGCCTTGAGCGCTACAACGGTTACTCGGCGCTGGAGATTGTCGGCGAGGCAGCGCCTGGCGTCAGTACCGGCACCGCGATGGATGTGATGGAAAAACTGGTCAGCCAGCTGCCGACCGGCTTTGGCCTTGAATGGACCGCGATGTCGTATCAGGAGCGGCTCTCCGGCGCACAGGCCCCCGCGCTTTACGCGCTGTCGCTGCTGGTGGTGTTCCTGTGTCTCGCCGCCCTCTATGAGAGCTGGACAGTGCCGTTCTCGGTGATGCTGGTGGTGCCGCTCGGCGTTATCGGCGCGCTCCTCGCCACCTGGCTGCGCGGGCTTGAAAACGACGTCTATTTTCAGGTGGGGCTGCTGACCGTGATTGGGCTTTCCGCCAAGAACGCGATATTGATTGTCGAATTCGCAAACGAGATGAACAGTAAAGGCCACGAGCTTATCGCCGCCACGCTCGATGCGTGCCGCCAGCGTCTGCGCCCGATCCTGATGACATCGCTGGCGTTTATTTTCGGCGTTCTGCCGATGGTGACCAGCAGCGGCGCGGGCTCCGCCAGCCAGCATGCGGTCGGCACCGGCGTGATGGGCGGCATGATCTCGGCGACGCTGCTGGCGATTTTCTTCGTGCCGCTGTTCTTTGTGTTGATCCGCAGGCGGTTTCCGCTGCGCCCCGCGCCTGAGGAGTAA
- the ypfM gene encoding protein YpfM: protein MIEHELGNWKDFIEAMLRK from the coding sequence ATGATTGAACATGAACTGGGGAACTGGAAAGACTTTATTGAAGCAATGCTTCGTAAATAA
- a CDS encoding GNAT family N-acetyltransferase, whose product MLIMTRDNSGNPDWQALATLIERAGLGARAPHEVERSYTNSTFCWYGFYEGKLIATAHAISDLTWSSYVADIVVDPDYQGRGFGNQLMDDILEKLLPFGKVFIYAVLDKVSFYKKYQFRELTSGMVCASDEKLFKMYQQGYIR is encoded by the coding sequence ATGCTTATTATGACCCGCGACAATAGTGGAAACCCCGACTGGCAGGCGCTCGCCACGCTGATTGAGCGTGCCGGGCTTGGCGCGCGCGCGCCACACGAGGTGGAGCGCTCTTACACCAACAGTACCTTTTGCTGGTATGGGTTTTACGAGGGAAAACTGATAGCGACGGCGCATGCGATTAGCGATCTGACCTGGTCGAGCTATGTGGCGGATATTGTTGTCGATCCCGATTATCAGGGACGTGGTTTTGGCAATCAGTTAATGGACGACATTCTCGAAAAGCTTTTACCTTTTGGTAAAGTTTTTATCTATGCCGTTTTAGATAAAGTCTCTTTTTATAAAAAATATCAATTCCGCGAATTGACCAGCGGAATGGTCTGCGCGAGCGATGAAAAATTATTCAAAATGTATCAGCAGGGTTATATACGTTAA
- a CDS encoding ArsC family reductase: MVVMYGIKNCDTIKKARRWLESQQIAYQFHDYRTDGLDAQLMHKFIAELGWEALLNTRGTTWRKLDDARRAAITDADHACALMLEMPAMIKRPLLCAPGKPMLLGFSESTYQHYFNEV, encoded by the coding sequence ATGGTCGTAATGTACGGCATCAAGAACTGCGACACCATTAAAAAAGCGCGACGCTGGTTAGAAAGCCAGCAGATTGCCTATCAGTTTCATGACTACCGCACCGACGGCCTTGATGCACAACTGATGCATAAATTCATCGCTGAACTGGGATGGGAGGCGCTGCTGAATACGCGCGGCACCACCTGGCGTAAGCTCGACGATGCCCGCCGCGCGGCGATTACCGACGCCGACCACGCGTGCGCGCTGATGCTGGAAATGCCCGCCATGATTAAACGACCATTGCTCTGCGCGCCGGGTAAGCCTATGCTGCTTGGTTTTAGCGAATCCACGTACCAGCACTATTTTAACGAGGTCTAG
- the dapE gene encoding succinyl-diaminopimelate desuccinylase gives MSCPVIELTQQLIRRPSLSPDDAGCQALLIERLRAVGFTVEPMLIGDTQNFWAWRGNGETLAFAGHTDVVPAGDTDRWINPPFEPTIRDGMLFGRGAADMKGSLAAMVVAAERFVAQHPHHRGRLAFLITSDEEASAVNGTVKVVETLMARGERLDYCLVGEPSSSEVVGDVVKNGRRGSLTCNLTIHGVQGHVAYPHLADNPVHRAAPMLNELVAIEWDRGNEFFPPTSMQIANIQAGTGSNNVIPGDLHVQFNFRFSTELTDEMIKQRVAALLDKYQLRYTLDWWLSGQPFLTARGKLVDAVVNAVHHYNEIKPQLLTTGGTSDGRFIARMGAQVVELGPVNATIHKINECVKASDLQLLARMYQRIMEQLVA, from the coding sequence ATGTCTTGCCCGGTTATTGAGCTGACGCAGCAGCTTATTCGTCGCCCTTCCCTTAGCCCCGATGACGCGGGTTGCCAGGCGCTGTTGATTGAGCGGCTACGCGCGGTCGGGTTCACGGTAGAGCCGATGCTTATTGGCGATACGCAGAACTTCTGGGCATGGCGCGGCAACGGCGAAACGCTGGCGTTCGCCGGGCATACCGATGTGGTGCCTGCAGGCGATACCGATCGCTGGATAAACCCGCCGTTTGAACCGACTATTCGCGACGGCATGCTGTTTGGCCGCGGCGCTGCGGATATGAAAGGTTCGCTGGCGGCGATGGTTGTGGCGGCCGAGCGCTTTGTGGCGCAGCATCCGCACCATCGCGGGCGTCTGGCGTTTCTGATAACGTCCGATGAAGAAGCGAGCGCCGTGAACGGCACGGTTAAAGTGGTGGAAACGTTAATGGCGCGCGGCGAGCGTCTCGATTACTGCCTCGTGGGCGAGCCGTCCAGCAGCGAAGTGGTGGGCGACGTGGTGAAAAATGGCCGTCGCGGCTCGCTGACCTGTAACCTGACCATCCACGGCGTGCAGGGGCACGTGGCGTATCCGCATCTGGCAGATAACCCGGTGCACCGCGCCGCGCCGATGCTCAACGAGCTGGTGGCTATCGAGTGGGATCGCGGCAACGAGTTTTTCCCGCCGACCAGCATGCAGATAGCCAATATTCAGGCGGGCACCGGCAGCAATAACGTGATCCCGGGCGATCTCCACGTGCAGTTTAACTTCCGCTTCAGCACCGAGTTGACCGACGAGATGATTAAACAGCGCGTTGCGGCGCTGCTGGATAAATATCAGCTGCGCTACACGCTGGACTGGTGGCTCTCCGGCCAGCCGTTTTTGACCGCGCGCGGCAAACTGGTGGATGCGGTCGTTAATGCCGTTCACCACTATAATGAAATTAAACCGCAGCTGCTGACGACCGGCGGCACGTCAGACGGGCGCTTTATCGCGCGCATGGGCGCGCAGGTGGTCGAGCTCGGACCGGTCAACGCGACGATTCACAAAATCAACGAATGCGTGAAAGCGTCCGATCTGCAGCTGCTGGCCCGTATGTATCAACGCATTATGGAGCAGCTCGTCGCCTGA
- a CDS encoding YpfN family protein codes for MEWLGKYWWVLVLVFLLGVLLNVIKDLKRVDHKKFMDNRPDLPPHRDFNDKWDDEDDWPKKK; via the coding sequence ATGGAATGGCTTGGAAAATATTGGTGGGTGCTGGTGCTGGTGTTTCTGCTCGGCGTCCTGCTGAACGTGATTAAAGACTTAAAACGGGTGGATCATAAGAAATTTATGGATAACCGCCCGGACCTGCCGCCCCACCGCGATTTTAACGACAAGTGGGACGACGAAGACGACTGGCCGAAGAAGAAGTAA